A section of the Nitrososphaerota archaeon genome encodes:
- a CDS encoding 30S ribosomal protein S10, which yields MTQSARIKLTSTNLPKLDGVCTEIMGIGEKTGVKVKGPTPLPVKRLNVVTRKSPCGNGTETYEKWEMRMHRRIIDLSADDKAIRQLMRLKIPDDVYIELSLK from the coding sequence TTGACTCAATCCGCCCGCATAAAACTGACAAGCACCAATCTTCCTAAACTTGATGGCGTTTGCACAGAGATTATGGGTATTGGAGAGAAAACAGGAGTCAAAGTCAAAGGTCCTACACCATTGCCAGTAAAGCGACTAAATGTGGTTACAAGAAAATCACCATGCGGCAACGGAACTGAAACCTATGAAAAATGGGAAATGAGAATGCACCGTAGAATAATTGATCTTAGCGCTGATGACAAAGCAATACGACAGTTAATGAGACTAAAAATTCCTGATGATGTTTATATCGAGTTGTCATTAAAGTAG
- the tuf gene encoding translation elongation factor EF-1 subunit alpha, with the protein MATKPHLNLIVTGHIDNGKSTTMGHFLMDMGLVDERTIASHAAESEKTGKGDTFKYAWVMDNIKDERERGITIDLAFQKFETPKYFFTLIDAPGHRDFIKNMITGASEADAAVLVLSAKEGETDTAIAPGGQAREHAFLLKTLGVSQLIVAINKMDDSKYSEAAFKVAKEKAEKLIKSVGYKLENVPIIPVSGWKGDNLVKKSENMPWWTGKTLLLAFDDFTNPEKPIGKPLRVPIQDVYTITGVGTVPVGRVETGVFKPNDKIIVMPSGATGEVKSIETHHTQLEKAEAGDNIGFNLRGVEKKDIKRGDVMGHPDNPPKAAKEFRAQIIVIHHPTAVAPGYTPVMHAHTAQVAATITEFEAKINPATGAVDEQNPKFLKVGDSAIVKIRPVRPTCVETFKDFPEMGRFALRDMGATIAAGIIKDITEEHKP; encoded by the coding sequence ATGGCAACAAAACCACACCTGAACTTGATCGTAACAGGTCACATTGATAACGGCAAATCGACCACAATGGGACATTTCTTAATGGATATGGGTCTTGTAGACGAAAGAACCATCGCATCACACGCAGCAGAGTCTGAAAAGACTGGAAAAGGAGACACTTTCAAGTACGCGTGGGTTATGGATAACATTAAAGACGAAAGAGAAAGAGGTATCACAATCGATCTGGCTTTCCAGAAGTTTGAAACCCCGAAGTACTTTTTCACTCTGATTGACGCACCAGGTCACAGAGACTTTATCAAAAATATGATTACTGGAGCATCTGAAGCAGACGCTGCAGTTCTAGTCCTTTCAGCAAAAGAAGGTGAAACTGATACTGCTATTGCTCCAGGTGGACAAGCAAGAGAACACGCATTTTTGCTTAAAACACTAGGTGTAAGCCAATTAATTGTAGCAATCAACAAAATGGACGACAGCAAATATTCTGAAGCAGCATTCAAAGTTGCAAAGGAAAAAGCTGAAAAACTAATCAAATCCGTTGGTTACAAACTAGAAAACGTTCCAATCATCCCAGTTTCTGGATGGAAAGGAGACAACTTAGTAAAGAAATCTGAAAATATGCCTTGGTGGACAGGTAAGACATTATTACTTGCATTCGATGATTTCACAAACCCAGAAAAGCCAATTGGTAAACCACTACGCGTTCCAATTCAGGATGTCTATACAATTACCGGAGTAGGTACAGTCCCGGTGGGAAGAGTAGAAACTGGAGTTTTCAAACCAAACGATAAGATAATTGTAATGCCGTCTGGCGCAACAGGTGAAGTAAAATCAATTGAAACTCACCACACTCAGCTAGAAAAGGCAGAAGCCGGTGACAACATTGGCTTCAACCTTCGTGGTGTTGAAAAGAAAGACATCAAAAGAGGTGATGTCATGGGACACCCAGACAATCCACCAAAGGCAGCCAAAGAATTTAGAGCACAAATTATCGTAATTCATCACCCAACAGCAGTAGCACCTGGTTACACGCCAGTAATGCACGCACACACCGCACAAGTTGCAGCAACAATAACAGAATTTGAAGCAAAAATCAACCCAGCAACAGGTGCAGTTGATGAACAAAATCCAAAATTCCTTAAAGTCGGCGATTCGGCAATTGTAAAAATTCGACCAGTGCGCCCAACATGTGTTGAGACATTCAAAGACTTTCCAGAAATGGGACGCTTTGCACTTCGAGACATGGGTGCAACAATTGCAGCTGGTATTATCAAAGATATCACTGAAGAACACAAGCCATAA
- a CDS encoding fructose 1,6-bisphosphatase produces the protein MKVTVSAIKADVGGIGGHTRPSDGLLDAVRMTIKNAGNLLLDYYIGYSGDDVHIIMSHTKGTDNAEIHGLAWKAFEEGTRVAKSEGLYGAGQDLLKDSFSGNVKGMGPGVAELEFEERPNEAFTVLAADKTEPGAFNYPFYRLFVDALSNTGLIVNKSLAAGVKFNIMDVEEGKIAELELWQDKPVLEAALMYPGRYVISSVYTKSGEPIASLSTDRLHNIAGTYVGKDDPIAIVRTQKNFPATEELGSVFNNPHYVAGNTRGSHHMPLMPVKINTAASIDFCIPIIEALVFSMHNGKFTGPFDGFSTPDWDYVRNIATQKALAMRSQGFIHPATLVPAELEYAEGYKAAIEGLHKRMKPMESTAKSTGNKNYEDPD, from the coding sequence GTGAAAGTTACAGTTTCTGCAATCAAAGCTGATGTTGGCGGTATTGGCGGCCACACAAGACCAAGCGATGGGTTGTTAGATGCTGTAAGAATGACCATTAAAAATGCAGGTAATCTATTACTAGATTATTACATAGGATATTCAGGTGATGATGTACATATCATCATGTCTCATACCAAGGGCACGGATAATGCTGAGATTCATGGATTAGCGTGGAAGGCATTTGAAGAGGGTACAAGAGTTGCCAAGTCAGAAGGATTGTATGGTGCAGGACAAGACCTTCTAAAGGATTCATTTTCAGGAAACGTAAAGGGTATGGGTCCGGGAGTAGCAGAGTTAGAATTTGAGGAAAGACCGAACGAGGCATTTACTGTTTTAGCGGCAGACAAGACGGAGCCAGGTGCATTCAATTATCCATTTTATCGATTATTTGTGGATGCGTTATCAAACACAGGATTAATTGTAAACAAATCACTTGCTGCAGGAGTAAAATTCAACATAATGGATGTGGAAGAGGGAAAAATTGCAGAGTTAGAACTTTGGCAAGACAAACCAGTCTTGGAGGCAGCGCTAATGTATCCCGGTAGATATGTGATTTCTTCAGTATACACAAAATCTGGCGAGCCAATCGCGTCATTATCAACTGATAGATTACACAACATTGCAGGGACATATGTAGGAAAAGATGATCCAATCGCCATAGTGCGAACACAGAAGAACTTTCCTGCAACAGAAGAGCTAGGAAGTGTTTTCAATAACCCACACTATGTAGCTGGCAATACAAGGGGTAGTCACCACATGCCATTAATGCCAGTTAAGATAAACACTGCAGCGTCAATCGACTTTTGCATACCGATCATAGAGGCGCTAGTGTTCTCAATGCATAACGGCAAATTCACAGGTCCGTTTGATGGGTTTTCGACTCCAGATTGGGACTATGTGAGAAACATTGCTACACAAAAAGCACTTGCAATGCGAAGCCAAGGATTCATCCACCCAGCAACACTCGTTCCAGCAGAATTAGAATATGCTGAAGGATACAAAGCTGCAATCGAAGGTTTGCATAAGAGGATGAAGCCCATGGAATCCACTGCCAAGTCAACAGGTAACAAAAACTACGAAGATCCAGACTAG
- a CDS encoding ATP-dependent DNA ligase has product MRFSEIADTFEKMSSTTKRLELTQYLVELFQKTPQETISKMVYLIQGKLRPDFEGVELGLAEKLAIHALAKSSGIPIKKINSVYAEDGDLGSAAAKILEQKTQTTFLAQDITAERVYETLYKIAKLEGQRSQDMKMKYVSSLLNDATPQEAKFILKIAMGTLRLGIADNTVMDALAISFTGSKENREKLEAAYNVSSDLGSVAETIARKGLDGLRDFHVKVFSPIRPMLAERVKSESDAVEKLGTGFAAEYKLDGERVQIHYKDNSVILYSRRLENITSYYPDILENVPKALKTTDVILEAEAVAVNLDSGEFLPFQELMHRRRKYDIDRIVEKYPITVNLFDVLYLNGQDLLNEPYMARRKKLEGITVEDDYTKIVTQTIVHTENEIEDFLENGINAGCEGLMLKMLDAPYRAGARGNNWLKLKREYRNELGDSLDLVVIGAFFGKGRRTGKYGTLLLASYNADRDVFESICKVGTGFTDENLDQFFQILQDKVTLKKNPRIESGMEPDVWFEPELVIEIVASEITLSPVHMTAKDSIRSGSGLALRFPKFTGKIRMEKAAEDASTDQEVIALYKNQKKVTQNVSEV; this is encoded by the coding sequence ATGCGGTTTTCAGAGATTGCAGATACTTTTGAAAAAATGAGCTCCACCACAAAGAGATTGGAGCTTACTCAGTATTTGGTGGAATTATTCCAAAAAACACCGCAGGAGACAATCTCAAAAATGGTATACCTAATCCAAGGTAAGTTGCGCCCAGACTTTGAAGGGGTTGAACTTGGCTTGGCAGAAAAACTCGCAATACATGCGCTTGCAAAATCATCTGGGATCCCGATAAAAAAGATAAACTCCGTCTATGCGGAAGATGGAGACCTAGGTAGTGCCGCAGCAAAAATTCTAGAACAAAAAACCCAAACTACGTTCTTAGCACAAGACATTACGGCAGAGCGGGTATACGAAACACTATACAAAATAGCCAAACTGGAAGGACAGCGCTCGCAAGACATGAAAATGAAATATGTTTCTAGTCTGCTAAATGATGCAACTCCTCAAGAGGCAAAATTCATACTAAAAATTGCTATGGGTACACTTCGCCTAGGAATTGCAGACAATACCGTAATGGATGCCCTCGCAATATCATTTACCGGCTCTAAGGAAAATAGAGAGAAATTAGAAGCAGCATATAACGTATCATCTGATTTGGGAAGCGTTGCTGAGACCATTGCACGTAAAGGATTGGACGGGTTGAGGGATTTTCATGTTAAAGTTTTCAGTCCCATACGACCAATGCTTGCGGAACGAGTCAAATCAGAATCGGATGCAGTTGAAAAACTCGGAACGGGATTTGCTGCAGAATACAAACTTGACGGCGAACGTGTTCAGATTCACTATAAAGACAACAGCGTAATATTGTACTCCAGGAGATTAGAAAACATCACCAGTTATTATCCAGACATTTTGGAAAATGTCCCAAAGGCACTAAAAACAACTGACGTCATACTAGAGGCAGAGGCAGTAGCGGTAAATCTTGATTCTGGGGAATTTCTCCCGTTTCAGGAATTAATGCATCGACGAAGGAAGTACGACATTGACAGAATCGTGGAGAAATACCCAATCACAGTAAACCTATTTGATGTACTGTATCTTAATGGGCAAGACCTTTTAAATGAGCCATACATGGCAAGACGAAAAAAACTTGAAGGGATAACAGTCGAAGACGACTATACTAAGATAGTCACACAGACCATAGTCCATACTGAAAATGAAATTGAGGATTTTTTGGAAAATGGGATTAATGCAGGATGTGAGGGGTTGATGCTCAAAATGCTTGATGCCCCGTACAGGGCAGGAGCACGAGGAAATAATTGGCTCAAATTAAAGCGTGAGTATAGAAACGAGCTTGGGGATAGTTTGGATCTAGTCGTAATTGGGGCATTTTTTGGAAAAGGTCGTAGGACTGGAAAATACGGAACACTTCTTTTGGCCTCATACAACGCAGATAGAGATGTTTTTGAGAGCATTTGTAAGGTAGGAACAGGATTCACAGATGAAAACTTGGATCAATTTTTTCAAATACTACAAGACAAAGTCACACTCAAGAAAAACCCAAGGATAGAAAGCGGAATGGAGCCAGACGTATGGTTTGAGCCAGAACTGGTAATTGAGATAGTGGCTTCAGAGATAACACTCAGCCCAGTACACATGACGGCAAAGGATTCAATCAGGTCCGGAAGCGGACTTGCCTTGAGATTTCCAAAGTTCACAGGTAAAATCCGCATGGAAAAAGCTGCAGAAGACGCATCCACAGATCAGGAAGTAATCGCACTATACAAAAATCAGAAAAAGGTGACCCAAAATGTATCCGAAGTCTAA
- a CDS encoding DUF47 family protein: MYSGELEVQAKRKAIAVLQDEINRILNAARELATLPALIMKKDKAGIKAINAQISSIEEEVENLRRKITREVADVGGLIMNRENLLNTAYTMDEIAGYITGIAFKLSNIKPATLKTAKIDEDISTLIDLLVDEVYKLNEIVRGLNTNTANAIELAQETQKIEREIDKKYRQTVIKALDEISNTKELLLVKDVIQGIEEMSDKCQQVSDSFIMLALSL; this comes from the coding sequence ATGTATAGTGGAGAACTAGAGGTCCAAGCAAAACGAAAAGCAATTGCAGTTTTGCAAGACGAAATCAACAGAATACTAAATGCTGCAAGAGAACTAGCGACGCTTCCGGCATTGATCATGAAAAAAGATAAGGCCGGAATAAAGGCAATAAACGCGCAAATTTCCAGTATTGAGGAAGAGGTGGAGAACCTTCGACGCAAAATTACACGTGAAGTAGCAGACGTTGGCGGTTTGATAATGAATAGAGAGAATCTACTTAACACCGCATATACCATGGATGAGATTGCAGGCTACATCACTGGAATCGCATTCAAATTATCAAACATAAAGCCAGCCACATTAAAAACTGCAAAAATAGATGAAGACATATCCACTCTGATCGATTTACTTGTTGACGAAGTCTACAAACTTAATGAGATTGTGAGGGGTCTTAATACAAACACTGCGAATGCGATCGAGCTTGCCCAAGAAACCCAAAAAATAGAACGTGAAATAGATAAAAAGTACAGACAGACAGTAATCAAAGCACTTGATGAGATTTCAAACACAAAAGAGCTTTTACTGGTTAAAGACGTGATTCAGGGAATTGAGGAAATGTCGGACAAATGCCAGCAGGTGTCAGACTCTTTCATTATGCTCGCATTGAGTCTATAA
- the endA gene encoding tRNA-intron lyase: MHGELVENRIVVWDVKKSRELFSESYYGKPIGMAKPKPEEIDVPLILDLIEGFYLQGKDQLVIHKSKKKITKPQLLEICRKEYHNFDKKYQVYKDFRDKNYIVNPGIKFGCDFAVYQRGPGIDHAPYLVQVHNKTDAVTSTGVVLAGRLATSVKKHFILAIPGSDNVNYLALDWWRA, from the coding sequence ATGCATGGCGAGCTTGTAGAAAATAGAATTGTCGTATGGGATGTGAAGAAATCAAGAGAGCTTTTTTCAGAGTCATATTATGGCAAACCAATAGGTATGGCAAAGCCAAAGCCAGAAGAAATTGATGTCCCATTAATCCTGGATTTGATAGAAGGATTCTATCTTCAAGGAAAAGACCAGTTAGTAATTCACAAATCAAAGAAAAAAATAACCAAGCCACAATTATTGGAGATCTGCAGAAAAGAATACCATAATTTTGACAAGAAATATCAAGTTTACAAAGATTTTAGAGACAAAAACTATATCGTAAATCCGGGGATAAAATTTGGTTGTGATTTTGCAGTGTACCAGAGAGGGCCAGGAATTGATCATGCGCCATACTTGGTTCAGGTACACAACAAGACAGACGCAGTAACATCAACGGGAGTTGTGTTGGCAGGAAGACTTGCAACCAGTGTAAAAAAGCACTTTATCTTGGCAATACCGGGCTCTGATAATGTGAATTATTTGGCACTTGATTGGTGGCGTGCCTAG